Proteins from one Drosophila gunungcola strain Sukarami chromosome 3R, Dgunungcola_SK_2, whole genome shotgun sequence genomic window:
- the LOC128252656 gene encoding pre-mRNA-processing factor 39 isoform X2, with protein MHVKAHHGDNEQFIRNQYERAVKACGLEFRSDKLWDAYIRWENESKRYNRVVQIYDRLLAIPTQGYNGHFDNFQDVINQHAITSTIGNEELVRLRKEFHERQQSKSSKSSSKHRRDSSSSKDKEKEKDKDKDKDKEKEKSSGGAGKSPKDISETHVDESDSTTDLTESESSPAASKAPLPQIDFSDLNTLSEEEVASIKDRAISARRKIHKVTVGAVTARWSFEEGIKRPYFHVKPLERAQLKNWKDYLDFEIEKGDRERVLVLFERCLIACALYDEFWLKMLRYLESLEDQSGVTKLIRDVFSRACRIHHPEKPSLHLMWAAFEECQLNFDVAAEILQRIEQRCPNLLQLAYRRINVERRRGALDKCRELYKHYIESTKNKGIAGSLSIKYARFLNKICHDIDAGVAALQQALERDPANTRVALQMIDLCLQRPKVDEQEVVQIMDKFMARADIEADQKVLFAQRKVEFLEDFGSTARGLQDAQRDLQQALSKAKEAQKKSDSSPSRKNSSGGKEGTAPSGPGSSTSAAAYNNGGAGAAAAGYNYGAANAAAYYGQQNAGGGGGPYPPQPPQQQASYDSYYNQWGYGPGGASSGGSSSGAGYNYGQWSGYGNYY; from the exons ATGCACGTCAAGGCGCACCATGGAGACAATGAGCAGTTTATCCGCAACCAGTACGAGCGGGCGGTGAAGGCGTGTGGCCTGGAGTTCCGATCGGACAAGCTCTGGGATGCCTACATCCGCTGGGAGAACGAGTCGAAGCGCTATAATCGTGTGGTGCAGATTTACGACAGGCTACTAGCCATACCCACTCAGGGCTACAATGGCCACTTTGACAA TTTCCAGGATGTGATCAATCAGCATGCTATTACCAGCACAATTGGCAACGAGGAACTCGTCCGCCTGCGCAAAGAATTTCATGAACGTCAGCAGAGCAAGTCCTCCAAGTCCTCGTCCAAGCACCGTCGTGATAGCAGCAGCTCCAAGGATAAGGAGAAAGAGAAGGACAAAGACAAGGATAAGGACAAGGAAAAGGAGAAATCTAGCGGTGGTGCTGGTAAGTCGCCCAAAGATATTAGTGAAACTCATGTCGATGAATCAGATAGTACCACCGATCTGACCGAAAGCGAGTCATCGCCTGCAGCTTCAAAGGCCCCACTGCCTCAGATCGATTTCAGTGATCTTAACACGCTAAGTGAGGAGGAGGTGGCCAGCATAAAGGACAGGGCCATATCGGCGCGACGTAAGATTCACAAGGTGACCGTGGGCGCAGTGACTGCCCGCTGGTCCTTCGAGGAGGGCATCAAACGACCCTACTTCCATGTGAAGCCCCTCGAAAGGGCGCAGCTCAAGAACTGGAAGGACTACCTGGACTTTGAGATCGAAAAAGGAGATCGCGAGCGCGTCTTGGTTCTGTTTGAGAGATGCCTAATCGCCTGTGCTTTGTATGACGAGTTCTGGTTGAAGATGCTTCGCTATCTGGAGTCTTTGGAGGACCAGAGCGGAGTCACCAAACTGATTCGCGATGTCTTCAGTCGCGCCTGTCGCATCCACCATCCGGAGAAGCCTAGCCTGCACCTCATGTGGGCCGCCTTCGAGGAGTGCCAGCTCAACTTCGATGTCGCCGCCGAGATACTGCAGCGCATCGAGCAGCGTTGTCCCAATCTCCTGCAGCTGGCCTACCGACGCATCAACGTGGAGCGACGTCGCGGAGCGCTGGACAAGTGTCGCGAGCTGTACAAGCACTACATAGAGAGTACAAAGAACAAGGGCATTGCCGGCAGTCTGTCCATCAAGTATGCCCGTTTCCTCAACAAAATCTGCCACGATATCGATGCGGGTGTGGCTGCACTGCAGCAGGCACTGGAACGAGATCCGGCCAACACTCGGGTGGCCCTGCAAATGATCGATCTGTGCTTGCAGCGCCCCAAAGTGGACGAACAGGAGGTGGTCCAGATCATGGACAAGTTCATGGCCCGCGCGGACATCGAAGCCGATCAGAAGGTCCTGTTTGCCCAGCGCAAAGTTGAGTTCCTTGAGGACTTTGGCAGCACGGCGAGGGGTCTGCAAGACGCCCAACGTGATCTCCAGCAGGCACTAAGCAAGGCCAAGGAAGCTCAGAAAAAGAG CGATAGCAGTCCTAGTCGCAAGAATTCGTCGGGTGGCAAAGAGGGTACCGCTCCTTCCGGACCCGGATCCTCAACCTCGGCGGCGGCCTACAACAATGGTGGAGCGGGCGCGGCAGCGGCAGGCTACAATTATGGAGCGGCCAATGCCGCCGCCTACTACGGCCAGCAGAATgccggcggcggaggaggaccCTATccgccacagccgccgcagcagcaggcCTCCTACGACTCGTACTACAATCAGTGGGGCTATGGACCCGGTGGTGccagcagcggcggcagcagtaGTGGCGCCGGCTACAACTACGGCCAGTGGAGCGGCTATGGCAACTACTACTGA
- the LOC128252657 gene encoding serendipity locus protein H-1, with the protein MEGGKGKRMKAEEAPSKKLPPKIYSGDAGTPTKAAHDEILSSLLRINNFDSISSIKDESLDIDLSACVTISSASFVNGNSLSSTDFWRVLDESAQNNTELNLSSDICRDDLAAASSSSAAVPSSLGSDNHSGSEFNVTFLRPEPPNAFTNSPFKKTSSSGTSATLKLSPEQIQQQQMQMPQLLQRSKPKLPAATAVRLKVFKEEPPEEKHPPEQVVTKVELCESELLPPSFTIFQQAKSAEAVAADAVSMPPPSAASEAKPFEVDPAPLNKCLDCNGMLLETPDEVAKHEAANHRLRLTYRCSECQREFEVLAGLKKHLKTHRTEGRKDTWKKCPDCGKCLKLGSMWMHRKIHSDNKKYQCDICGQKFVQKINLTHHARIHSSEKPYECPECQKRFQERSHLQRHQKYHAQTRSYRCEKCGKMYKTERCLKVHNLVHLEQRPFACTVCDKSFISNSKLKQHSNIHTGMRPFKCNYCPRDFTNFPNWLKHTRRRHKVDHKTGEHLENIPSYCSKKSTTNKAQKAAAAAAAAAAAAATTAGAGNPGDVSASGEPKVKPNLAPTTAAAPAKQARKKKQPQQATLAALGITLPAGTALQQVHPTPPAQPHQQELSNVLVTLPPPAPKQTKAKRERKQLAPKQLQQKPQLLQQPQLQQSSLEPAAAPVVPHIKKEPVQNQGPFLDLHGLSLTSAEELIMEQALEMEECGLYDAPNANTDMGTSDNAISDSAAALHFQIKNELPDDMLPDDDFMPCKPSDRLACPSLESSPFSSPASMELTAVSSSSNTATSAQALPVRSGNYYLPAFTLNAHGKLSSTGSNAAQSVTTSLATQTPSVSMVNVPLLVRSNQMLPSVDTLLFTNQTGGSRFFAGKSATTASPHMT; encoded by the exons ATGGAGGGCGGCAAGGGCAAGAGAATGAAGGCGGAGGAGGCGCCAAGCAAGAAGTTGCCGCCTAAAATCTACAGCGGCGATGCGGGCACCCCCACAAAGGCGGCCCACGACGAGATCCTCAGCTCGCTGCTGCGGATCAACAACTTCGACTCGATATCGAGCATCAAGGACGAGTCGCTGGACATTGATCTGTCGGCCTGCGTGACCATCAGTTCAGCCAGCTTCGTCAATGGCAATAGCCTCTCCTCCACGGACTTCTGGCGCGTCCTGGACGAGAGTGCCCAGAACAACACCGAGCTGAATCTCTCCTCGGACATCTGCCGCGATGACCTGGCGGCTGCCAGCAGCTCTTCCGCCGCCGTGCCCAGCAGTTTGGGCAGTGATAACCACTCCGGCTCCGAGTTTAATGTGACTTTCCTGCGTCCCGAGCCACCGAACGCCTTTACCAACTCACCTTTTAAGAAGACCTCTTCCAGTGGTACATCCGCGACCCTGAAGCTATCGCCAGAGCAgatccagcagcagcagatgcagatgcCCCAGTTGCTGCAGCGCAGCAAACCCAAGCTGCCGGCGGCAACGGCGGTACGTTTAAAGGTATTTAAGGAGGAGCCGCCCGAGGAGAAGCACCCGCCAGAGCAGGTGGTCACCAAGGTGGAGCTGTGCGAGTCCGAGCTCCTGCCGCCGTCGTTCACCATCTTCCAGCAGGCCAAGTCGGCTGAGGCGGTTGCCGCAGATGCGGTCAGTATGCCACCACCATCAGCCGCCTCGGAAGCCAAGCCCTTCGAGGTGGATCCGGCACCGCTGAACAAGTGCCTGGACTGCAATGGGATGCTGCTGGAGACGCCGGATGAGGTGGCCAAGCACGAGGCGGCCAACCATCGATTGAGGCTTACCTATCGCTGTAGCGAGTGCCAGCGGGAGTTTGAGGTGCTGGCTGGATTGAAGAAGCACCTGAAAACGCACCGCACCGAGGGACGCAAGGACACCTGGAAGAAGTGTCCCGACTGCGGCAAATG CCTCAAATTGGGCAGTATGTGGATGCACCGGAAAATCCACAGCGATAATAAGAAATACCAGTGTGACATCTGCGGACAGAAGTTTGTTCAGAAAATCAACCTTACGCACCACGCTCGGATTCACTCATCGGAGAAGCCGTACGAGTGCCCCGAATGTCAGAAGCGATTCCAGGAGCGCTCCCATCTGCAGCGCCACCAGAAGTACCATGCGCAGACGCGTTCCTACCGCTGCGAGAAGTGCGGCAAGATGTACAAGACGGAGCGCTGCCTGAAGGTGCACAACCTGGTGCATCTGGAGCAGCGACCCTTCGCATGCACCGTGTGCGACAAGAGCTTCATCAGCAATTCAAAACTAAAGCAACACTCTAATATACACACTGGCATGCGGCCCTTCAAGTGCAACTACTGTCCGCGCGACTTCACAAACTTTCCCAATTGGCTGAAGCACACGAGACGGCGCCACAAGGTGGACCACAAGACGGGCGAACACCTCGAGAACATTCCTTCGTACTGCTCGAAAAAGTCAACGACCAACAAGGCTCAAAAGGctgcggcggcagcagcagctgcagcagcggcggcggctaCAACCGCAGGAGCAGGGAATCCCGGTGACGTTTCCGCTTCTGGTGAACCAAAAGTCAAACCCAATCTTGCACCTACGACAGCAGCGGCGCCCGCAAAACAGGCACGCAAAAAGAAGCAGCCACAGCAGGCCACCCTTGCCGCATTGGGAATCACGTTGCCAGCGGGCACAGCTCTGCAGCAGGTGCACCCGACGCCACCAGCACAACCGCATCAGCAAGAGCTGAGCAACGTGTTGGTGACCCTGCCTCCGCCGGCACCCAAGCAGACCAAAGCCAAGCGCGAGCGTAAGCAGTTGGCGCCGAAGCAACTGCAGCAAAAGCCGCAGCTTCTGCAGCAGCCTCAATTGCAGCAGTCCAGCTTGGAGCCCGCTGCTGCTCCAGTGGTGCCGCACATCAAGAAGGAGCCGGTGCAAAACCAGGGTCCATTCCTCGACCTGCACGGTCTCAGTCTGACTTCTGCCGAAGAGCTGATCATGGAGCAGGCCCTGGAAATGGAGGAGTGCGGCCTATACGACGCCCCCAATGCGAACACCGATATGGGGACATCCGACAACGCAATCTCAGACTCGGCCGCTGCTCTGCACTTCCAGATTAAAAACGAATTACCGGACGATATGTTGCCAGATGATGATTTCA tgCCTTGTAAGCCCAGCGATCGCCTAGCTTGCCCCTCACTGGAGTCCTCGCCGTTCTCGTCACCCGCCTCCATGGAGCTGACCGCCGTATCCTCCTCATCCAATACCGCCACTTCGGCGCAAGCATTACCGGTGAGATCTGGGAACTACTACCTGCCCGCCTTCACGCTTAATGCGCATGGCAAGCTCAGCAGTACGGGTAGCAACGCGGCGCAGTCTGTGACCACGAGTTTGGCCACCCAGACACCGTCTGTGTCCATGGTGAATGTGCCGCTGCTGGTGAGATCCAACCAGATGCTGCCCTCAGTGGACACGCTACTCTTTACCAACCAGACCGGCGGCAGTCGATTCTTTGCGGGGAAGTCGGCGACAACGGCCTCGCCGCATATGACATGA
- the LOC128252656 gene encoding pre-mRNA-processing factor 39 isoform X1: MASEGENVVMESPGRRTRSGRKAASPAASLPTRSTRRTSKRNIQLSDHEEEPEEQVIMILDEEEPFAGAATEEAAPLEPQFEEMQHQLDDDVEMLTPAETGGVDEKSSSFPFGTVAEQHSETSDDIKESRGQAGVDTLLASMAGDNANSLPSVGGNDESDNANKKADFEYNVEALQPQTEKLNSSEDSSSHHAIAEDLADEADTSNATIVNTEIISEDELPPPSKPEINDAEEVSDEELPAPQRAELPADAEVISEDELPTHNNNNTASEPKAPVKRKAEIETDKDTEDKETISRETSAKEKSEEQYNPGSPTSESNDAQPLEKRVKIEESEPKDKKKEKERDKEKDKEKDKDKEKDKDKERERKKLPDLEKYWRAVKEDSTDFTGWTYLLQYVDSESDAEAAREAYDTFLSHYPYCYGYWRKYADYEKRKGIKANCYKVFERGLEAIPLSVDLWIHYLMHVKAHHGDNEQFIRNQYERAVKACGLEFRSDKLWDAYIRWENESKRYNRVVQIYDRLLAIPTQGYNGHFDNFQDVINQHAITSTIGNEELVRLRKEFHERQQSKSSKSSSKHRRDSSSSKDKEKEKDKDKDKDKEKEKSSGGAGKSPKDISETHVDESDSTTDLTESESSPAASKAPLPQIDFSDLNTLSEEEVASIKDRAISARRKIHKVTVGAVTARWSFEEGIKRPYFHVKPLERAQLKNWKDYLDFEIEKGDRERVLVLFERCLIACALYDEFWLKMLRYLESLEDQSGVTKLIRDVFSRACRIHHPEKPSLHLMWAAFEECQLNFDVAAEILQRIEQRCPNLLQLAYRRINVERRRGALDKCRELYKHYIESTKNKGIAGSLSIKYARFLNKICHDIDAGVAALQQALERDPANTRVALQMIDLCLQRPKVDEQEVVQIMDKFMARADIEADQKVLFAQRKVEFLEDFGSTARGLQDAQRDLQQALSKAKEAQKKSDSSPSRKNSSGGKEGTAPSGPGSSTSAAAYNNGGAGAAAAGYNYGAANAAAYYGQQNAGGGGGPYPPQPPQQQASYDSYYNQWGYGPGGASSGGSSSGAGYNYGQWSGYGNYY; the protein is encoded by the exons ATGGCGTCAGAGGGCGAAAACGTTGTGATGGAAAGTCCAG GTCGACGCACACGTTCCGGACGCAAGGCCGCTTCGCCGGCTGCATCACTACCAACTCGGAGCACCCGACGCACATCCAAGCGGAACATACAG CTAAGCGACCACGAAGAAGAACCCGAGGAGCAGGTGATCATGATACTGGATGAGGAGGAGCCATTTGCAGGTGCGGCCACCGAAGAGGCTGCCCCGCTGGAGCCCCAGTTCGAGGAGATGCAGCACCAGCTGGACGACGATGTGGAGATGTTGACGCCCGCCGAAACTGGCGGCGTGGATGAGAAGAGCTCCTCCTTTCCGTTTGGCACGGTGGCGGAGCAGCATTCAGAGACCAGCGATGATATTAAGGAGAGTCGCGGCCAGGCCGGCGTTGATACTTTGCTGGCCTCAATGGCCGGCGATAATGCCAATAGTTTACCCTCCGTGGGTGGAAACGATGAGAGTGACAACGCAAACAAGAAGGCGGACTTTGAGTACAATGTGGAGGCCCTGCAGCCGCAGACAGAGAAACTGAATTCATCTGAGGACTCTAGCTCACACCATGCTATAGCTGAGGATCTGGCCGATGAGGCGGACACCAGCAATGCCACCATAGTCAACACAGAGATCATCTCAGAGGACGAACTACCTCCTCCCAGCAAGCCGGAGATCAACGATGCCGAGGAAGTGTCCGACGAAGAGCTTCCGGCACCGCAAAGGGCCGAACTACCAGCGGATGCTGAGGTGATCTCCGAGGACGAGCTGCCcacccacaacaacaacaataccGCCAGTGAGCCCAAGGCTCCTGTGAAGCGCAAGGCGGAAATAGAAACAGATAAGGACACTGAAGATAAGGAGACAATCAGTCGTGAAACGAGCGCAAAAGAAAAGTCTGAGGAACAATATAATCCGGGGAGTCCCACGTCGGAGAGCAATGATGCACAGCCCTTGGAGAAAAGGGTGAAAATAGAAG AATCCGAGCCAAAGGACAAGAAGAAGGAAAAAGAGCGTGATAAGGAGAAAGATAAGGAAAAGGATAAGGATAAAGAGAAGGATAAGGACAAGGAAAGGGAGCGTAAAAAGCTTCCTGACCTAGAAAAATACTGGAGGGCTGTCAAAGAGGACTCCACCGACTTCACCGGCTGGACATACTTGCTGCAGTATGTGGACAGTGAG TCCGATGCAGAGGCTGCTCGCGAGGCTTACGACACATTCCTGTCCCACTATCCCTATTGCTATGGCTACTGGCGCAAGTACGCCGACTACGAGAAGCGCAAGGGTATCAAGGCCAACTGCTACAAG GTGTTTGAGCGCGGCCTGGAGGCGATTCCATTGTCGGTGGATCTGTGGATCCACTACCTGATGCACGTCAAGGCGCACCATGGAGACAATGAGCAGTTTATCCGCAACCAGTACGAGCGGGCGGTGAAGGCGTGTGGCCTGGAGTTCCGATCGGACAAGCTCTGGGATGCCTACATCCGCTGGGAGAACGAGTCGAAGCGCTATAATCGTGTGGTGCAGATTTACGACAGGCTACTAGCCATACCCACTCAGGGCTACAATGGCCACTTTGACAA TTTCCAGGATGTGATCAATCAGCATGCTATTACCAGCACAATTGGCAACGAGGAACTCGTCCGCCTGCGCAAAGAATTTCATGAACGTCAGCAGAGCAAGTCCTCCAAGTCCTCGTCCAAGCACCGTCGTGATAGCAGCAGCTCCAAGGATAAGGAGAAAGAGAAGGACAAAGACAAGGATAAGGACAAGGAAAAGGAGAAATCTAGCGGTGGTGCTGGTAAGTCGCCCAAAGATATTAGTGAAACTCATGTCGATGAATCAGATAGTACCACCGATCTGACCGAAAGCGAGTCATCGCCTGCAGCTTCAAAGGCCCCACTGCCTCAGATCGATTTCAGTGATCTTAACACGCTAAGTGAGGAGGAGGTGGCCAGCATAAAGGACAGGGCCATATCGGCGCGACGTAAGATTCACAAGGTGACCGTGGGCGCAGTGACTGCCCGCTGGTCCTTCGAGGAGGGCATCAAACGACCCTACTTCCATGTGAAGCCCCTCGAAAGGGCGCAGCTCAAGAACTGGAAGGACTACCTGGACTTTGAGATCGAAAAAGGAGATCGCGAGCGCGTCTTGGTTCTGTTTGAGAGATGCCTAATCGCCTGTGCTTTGTATGACGAGTTCTGGTTGAAGATGCTTCGCTATCTGGAGTCTTTGGAGGACCAGAGCGGAGTCACCAAACTGATTCGCGATGTCTTCAGTCGCGCCTGTCGCATCCACCATCCGGAGAAGCCTAGCCTGCACCTCATGTGGGCCGCCTTCGAGGAGTGCCAGCTCAACTTCGATGTCGCCGCCGAGATACTGCAGCGCATCGAGCAGCGTTGTCCCAATCTCCTGCAGCTGGCCTACCGACGCATCAACGTGGAGCGACGTCGCGGAGCGCTGGACAAGTGTCGCGAGCTGTACAAGCACTACATAGAGAGTACAAAGAACAAGGGCATTGCCGGCAGTCTGTCCATCAAGTATGCCCGTTTCCTCAACAAAATCTGCCACGATATCGATGCGGGTGTGGCTGCACTGCAGCAGGCACTGGAACGAGATCCGGCCAACACTCGGGTGGCCCTGCAAATGATCGATCTGTGCTTGCAGCGCCCCAAAGTGGACGAACAGGAGGTGGTCCAGATCATGGACAAGTTCATGGCCCGCGCGGACATCGAAGCCGATCAGAAGGTCCTGTTTGCCCAGCGCAAAGTTGAGTTCCTTGAGGACTTTGGCAGCACGGCGAGGGGTCTGCAAGACGCCCAACGTGATCTCCAGCAGGCACTAAGCAAGGCCAAGGAAGCTCAGAAAAAGAG CGATAGCAGTCCTAGTCGCAAGAATTCGTCGGGTGGCAAAGAGGGTACCGCTCCTTCCGGACCCGGATCCTCAACCTCGGCGGCGGCCTACAACAATGGTGGAGCGGGCGCGGCAGCGGCAGGCTACAATTATGGAGCGGCCAATGCCGCCGCCTACTACGGCCAGCAGAATgccggcggcggaggaggaccCTATccgccacagccgccgcagcagcaggcCTCCTACGACTCGTACTACAATCAGTGGGGCTATGGACCCGGTGGTGccagcagcggcggcagcagtaGTGGCGCCGGCTACAACTACGGCCAGTGGAGCGGCTATGGCAACTACTACTGA
- the LOC128252659 gene encoding uncharacterized protein LOC128252659, with protein MELEILLLTVVSLLSHANGAKYELSVADEDIFSSCNSPDPGTLDINGLMDLSELSTSMSAEGVTISGNATLIWDINLEDRVQMNTNLLYFDRGTWTPTAFSMVSKDFCKSMYDKNQYYYKYWTGYITNDIQDKCINVPGTKIIHKTFTLSLTANVMGPLREGTYKAQLMLRAYDATGIERPTRICLEIRGDLFKV; from the exons ATGGAATTGGAAATATTACTACTTACGGTGGTATCCCTGTTAAGCCATGCAAATGGAGCAAAGTACGAACTTTCGGTGGCGGATGAGGATATATTCAGCAGTTGTAATAGTCCTGATCCCGGCACACTCGACATAAACGGCTTAATGGATTTATCGGAACTCTCCACATCCATGTCTGCTGAGGGTGTAACCATAAGCGGAAACGCAACTTTAATTTGGGACATAAATCTTGAGGATCGCGTACAA aTGAACACGAACCTTTTGTATTTCGATAGGGGCACTTGGACGCCAACAGCGTTCTCAATGGTTTCAAAGGACTTCTGTAAGTCGATGTACGATAAAAATCAATACTATTACAAATACTGGACCGGTTATATTACAAACGATATTCAagataaatgtataaatgttCCTGGG ACTAAAATTATCCATAAAACCTTTACGTTGAGTTTGACCGCCAATGTCATGGGTCCACTTCGAGAAGGAACCTACAAAGCCCAATTAATGTTGCGAGCTTATGATGCCACGGGAATCGAACGGCCAACTCGCATTTGCTTGGAAATAAGGGGCGACTTATTCAAGGTATAA